From the Methanocaldococcus fervens AG86 genome, the window AGGGAGGCCTAAGATAGTTGTGTAAGCTGGGAACCAGTAATTCTTGTTAAGGACATAGGTGCCGTTTAACATAACCCATGGCCATTCTTCTGGCGAGAATGGTTTCATTTTGTTGTTCATATACTTCTCCATAAGCTTGGGTGAGGCGGTCTCAAAACCTACTTGGATTCCAATCCAGTGCTTCTTACCTGCTCCGACAGTTCTTGAAATTTTCTCGATCATCCCAGGATTTGCCAAAGCTCCAGCAACACTGCCATGAGTTGGATTAACGTTTTTTGTATATTTAGTGGCTTTCTCAAAGAGTTCTATCACAGCTTCGGCATTTGGATATAAGTTCTTCTTATCTTCAACCTTATATAAAAATACATCTTCACTATGAAGCCATGCACGATTTATGCCCGCATTAATATTAACTTTTATCTCTTCTTCAATCTTTTCAATAGGAATATAACGAGCAACTCTTAAATTGGGATCACAAAAACGACATCCTCTACCACAACCACGCATCACTTCAACGAGACCTTTATATGAGGGTTTTACTATGGTCGGAATTTCTTCAACTTTTGGTAAGGTTTTTATAATTATTGTCTCATCAGCATCACCACTTTCTATACTCCTGAAAATATCAGCAGCAACATGATCTCCTTCTCCAATAATTACATGGTCAATTTTTAGTTTTTCCTTTTCTTCTTTTCTAAAATCAATCTGCCATGCCCCTGGACCACCAACAACAAGTTTAAACTTGTAACCCTTCTTTTCTCTAATAGTATTTATTTTCTCAACAAGTTCTTTAAACTTGACGCTTGTGTAGTTTTTCCACCTTCCACCATTTGTAAACATCATGCTTACTGGACCTAAACCTAAAGGATCCATCTCGTAGAGTGATACAATTGTTGTGTTTTTATCTATAAACTTCTCTATTTTCCTTGGGTGAGCTACTACAACTTCTTCCCTTTTAAATCCCTGAGTAAGTAATGCAGCTTCAATCTTTCTCAATCCATAGGGTGCTATAGTTAGAATTCCATTTCTATCTGGAATTTGAGAATCAAGAATTTTAAAAACCCATCCTGGCAAATTATCCACAGGAGCACAACCAAGAAAATCTAACAATGGAACATTATGATAAGTGCTTGTTAATGTTTCATCAGTGCTTAACACAATCCTTACCATAATTATCACCGTTTGAAACAGTTTAATTTTTCATAAATAAATTTTGAAATATTAATGAGATTTAAGAATGCAGGGAAGATAAACTCATCAACTGGGTAGAAGCCAATGACTTGCTCCCGATGAGCCCCAGAGGAAATTGAGGTTGAGAATTTCCAAGTCCAACATTGATGTTCGTTTATAAATGCCCATGTTGGACAGACCCCTAAAAATTAATATTATTTCCATATTATGAACTTGCACTTTTCAGCTTTGAGATGGTGTTTTTACTGTAAATCAGATATTTTCACTTTTAGAAAATCTAATACTCTTGGAATAGCTCTTCTAAATATAAACCCCCTCCTTAATATTAAATCTTTAATTAAATACGTTGGACGTAAGTAGAATGATAAGTAAGCTTTCTGAAGCATTCTACTTATCTGCTTAGATGTGAAGTTTTTTAACTTCATTACTGGATCTAATGTAGTATATTTCCTCCAATCAAAGGTCGGGATGAGGTTTTTCGACAGATTCATTAGTATGTATCCAGGATGAGGCGAGAGTATTTCACTTATTATATTATATAAAATTATTAATGTAAATAGTAGTATTTAGGAGTTTTATTACCTATATCAACTGATCCTTTCAAGTTTTGGCTCATTAATGTCCTCCATGCCTTATCAACTTCAATAACATTTACCAATTCATTTTTATCGATATCATTCTTCTTCGCTTCAACAATGTTATTATACTTATAAACAATATTTATATATCACTACTTTGATTAATAAATTTAGAGAATGATAATAAAATCAAAGATAATAAAAAAAGAGATTTGCTCGTAGTTAAGTTAATCAATATGTAACATTTTTAGATTTTAACCTTTAACATAAAAGAAAATACATTTTAAATATTCGAGATTTTTATTTCCTATAGATATTGGATGGTCTGGAGCTTGTCCTTTATAATCAATCATAATTAACTCTTTTTTTGCTCTAAAGGCAGAGGATATAACTGTTCTTTTAAACATTTCTTTATCTACATGATGAGAGCAAGAGCAAGTGACAAATATTCTTTTAGCTAATTTTATTCCCAAATAATTTAGAGAGGCATAAGCCCTCAAAGCATTTTTTATATCTTCTTCAGTTTGTGTAAATGCTGGGGGATCTAGAACTACAACGTCAAATTTTTCTCCATCTTCTATAAACTCTTTCATAACTTCAAAGGCATTCCCTTCGATAAACTCATACTTATCTTTTGGAATATTATTCAGCTCCATGTTTTCCTCTGCAGTTTTTAATGCTTTTTTTGATAAGTCAACACCTACAACCTCAGCTCCCCTTATTGCCGCATGAACTGAAAACCCCCCAGTATAACAGCAGATGTCTAAAACCCTATCCCCCTCTTTTACAAACCTCTCAAGCTCCAACCTATTCTCCCTCTGATCTAAGAAAAATCCGGTTTTATGCCCTTTGACATTTACTTTAAATTTTGCATTTCCTTCTTTAATAACGGTCTCAAATTTTTCCTTATTTCCAAAAATTTTATCTCTAATTCTTTCTCCTTTCTTACCTCTCTTCACGTATATTGTTTCTAAATCAGATAAATCAAATAAAATATCAACTATATCCTCTAAGTATTCTTTTTCAATGAGCTTTGACATCAACTGCATAGCTCCAAGCTCGTTGTATTTATCAAATATTATTGTTGGCAGTTCATCCCCTTCAGCGTAAATCCATCTATAAGTGTCTTTATACCCTAAAATATCCTCTCTATAAAATTTTGCATTATATATCCTTTTATAGAAAAAATCATAATCAATTTCCTCATCTTCAGTAGTTAAAATTTTTAAGATTACTGATTTTGGATTATACAAAGCTTTAGCAACAAATTTTCCATTATAAGTTAGATTGACGATTTCTTCTTTTTTTGGCAAATCTTCTTTATTTTTTATGGCTTTTGTATAAACCAATCTTGAAAAATTTTTTATTGAGTTGTATGCCCTTTTATCTATCTCTAATTTAATCAATCTATCACCAAACTTACTTATCTTCTTCAACTTTATTTACCAAATAAGAAACTCCTTCTTTTTTAAATATCTTAACTTTATCCCCTTCTTTAACTTCCACATCTCCAACATTGTCGAATTCATAAACTTCATAGCTCTTATCGTCCATAACCATGATATTTGGTGTTGTTGCTATAACTGTTGCCGTATCCAGCTCATCTTTCTTTTTTTCCATTCTGGTCTCTTTCTCTGCTACATGCCAAGGCAATCCAATTTTTTCTCTATTATGATCTATGGATTTCATGTAAACCTTATTTTCAGTTATTGCGGTAACTAAATAATACTTATCTTTATACTCTACAACATCCCCAACTTTATACTCTGGAATTCTTACAGAGACTGTAACTCTATAAAGTTCCTTCCCACTGTCCCTATCTACACCAACTAACGTGGCTGTTTCTGTAATCTTTCCTCCATATCTTTCTTTAATTTTTTGGGCTACATTCCTTGCCGCCCCAACTGAACCAAGTTGATAATCCAACCCCTCTTTTTGAGGAATAAATTTTGATACAAACGCCATTCTATCTTTCTTCAATCTTTTAGCCAACTCTTCTCTAACAAAGTTATCTATTTCTTCCCTCTCCTCTTCAGTTAAATATCTATTCATAGCTCTAACTTGTAAAGTAGCTTCATAATAGTTAGACATGAATCTTGAACATCTTGGACATTGAACCATCTTTAAATGCACTTCTATATCTTTCTCATAAACTCTATCCTCCTTCTCTCCAGGCAATCTACCTTTAGCTATAATATGTACTGGAATTATTAACTTACTTCTCTTCCCTCCAGGAAGTTGTGTAATTTTGGGATAAATTTCAACATCAACCATAACACTTTTCTTTTTAATGGCATCTTTTGTAGCGTAGTAGGCAATTTCATTCAATATCTCAAAAGCTTCCTCGCTTTTAGGTGTTTGCCATATCTTTCTTTTGTAAGAACCACACATATGGCAGACCTCAACCTCAACTCTATCTGGAACTTCAATTAATGGATGCTCTTGGGCATAGCAAACTGGACAGAGTCCATCTATAAGCTCATCTTCAGCCCCGCATCTATAACAGATACCTCTAATTTTCATAAATCTCACCTCAAAACATAAATTATATAAATATTAAAATTAAGCTATATATTGTAGAGTGTTAAAGGTGAAAAAATGGATATTTCAGAAGGATTAAAATTTCCCACAAATGATGAAAAATGGGCTTCAAAACTTCTTATTGGGGGGATATTTAATATAATCCCAATCGTAAATTTTATAAGCTTTGGTTATGCCTTGGAGACGATGAAGTTAGTTATGTGGAATAAAGAAACCCTTCCAGAATGGGAAAACTTTGGATCAAAATTTGTAAAAGGTTTAGTGGGGGCTATAATAGCTATTATATATTTAATTATTCCATTGATACTTATGGCAGTATTTATAGCTATGAGAAGCAAAGTTGTTAATTTATTAGGAATGTTAATTGTATTTATATTGATAGTGATATTTGGATTTATGATACCAATGGCTCTTGCAAACTACGTAGCTAAGGATAGTTTTGGAGCGGCATTTGAATTTGGTGAAATAATCAACAGAATAAAATCAGTGTTTGGTGAATATCTTATCTGCTACATCGTAATATTGATTATATATTTAATAATTGGAGTCATTGCAACTGTTCCAATAATAGGTTGGATTATTGGAGCGATATTAGGCTTCTATTTACAGCTGGTCTATGCTTACTACTTTGGTAAGTTGTATATAAAAAGTAGTCCATAAGTCTTTATATTATTTTTTATTTTAATATTTCAATTTCATCTAAATAATCAACATCTAACAATTTTGAGGCATTGTCCATAAACTTAGATATCTCCAAAAATCCTTCACTGTTTATTAGGCATATGAATTCATCTTTTTCTTCATAATACGATTTAACAAATTTGCATTTAATAATTTTTTCTCCTTTTTTTGTTTTTATTTTTATTAAAATTTCATCATAGAGATTAAAATCAACTTCTTCAGCTCTAATGTTTGTTATAACATTCCCAAATCTATCTATATGTATAACTCTCTTTTTTTCAGTATCTAATTTAACAATATCATCTAACTCCTCCCCATCATAGCCGTTATTAATTAAAATCTCAGCCCCTACAACTGCATAAACATCCCTTCCATGAAATGTTGAAGATGGAATATATTTACTTTCATCAATTTTAATAACCCTCTTTATCTCCAATTTTTCAACTACATAGGTAAATAACCCATTATCTGGTCCAACTAAATAATGCCCATTCTTTGTTTCAACAACTATTGAATTTCTTTCACTACCAACTGTAGGGTCTATAACTGCAACATGAACTGATGGAGGAAAATAAGGAATGGCGGTTAATAAAACATAAGCTCCATGGTATATATTAAATGCCCTTATTTCATGGCATATATCAACAATCTTTGCAGTTTTATTGTGTTTTTTTAATATATCTAAGATTCTGCCTTTCATCGCCCCAACGTATCCTTCTGTAGTACCAAAATCGGTAGTTAATGTTATAATGTCCATAACATCACCAAAAATAAAAATATTATGGCAAATAAAAATTTAATTTAAAAGTAAATTATGATTTAATATTTTCCTTTCAATATTTTTACAGCAATTTCTTTTGCTTGCTCCCTCTTTTCCTTCAAATCTCTCAAAAACTCTGCAACCATCTCATAAGCCATTTTTTTACATTTACCACAGGTTAGCTCTCCTTTTTTACACTTTTGATATATTTCAGAC encodes:
- a CDS encoding DUF4013 domain-containing protein translates to MDISEGLKFPTNDEKWASKLLIGGIFNIIPIVNFISFGYALETMKLVMWNKETLPEWENFGSKFVKGLVGAIIAIIYLIIPLILMAVFIAMRSKVVNLLGMLIVFILIVIFGFMIPMALANYVAKDSFGAAFEFGEIINRIKSVFGEYLICYIVILIIYLIIGVIATVPIIGWIIGAILGFYLQLVYAYYFGKLYIKSSP
- a CDS encoding 60S ribosomal export protein NMD3, with protein sequence MKIRGICYRCGAEDELIDGLCPVCYAQEHPLIEVPDRVEVEVCHMCGSYKRKIWQTPKSEEAFEILNEIAYYATKDAIKKKSVMVDVEIYPKITQLPGGKRSKLIIPVHIIAKGRLPGEKEDRVYEKDIEVHLKMVQCPRCSRFMSNYYEATLQVRAMNRYLTEEEREEIDNFVREELAKRLKKDRMAFVSKFIPQKEGLDYQLGSVGAARNVAQKIKERYGGKITETATLVGVDRDSGKELYRVTVSVRIPEYKVGDVVEYKDKYYLVTAITENKVYMKSIDHNREKIGLPWHVAEKETRMEKKKDELDTATVIATTPNIMVMDDKSYEVYEFDNVGDVEVKEGDKVKIFKKEGVSYLVNKVEEDK
- a CDS encoding B12-binding domain-containing radical SAM protein; the encoded protein is MVRIVLSTDETLTSTYHNVPLLDFLGCAPVDNLPGWVFKILDSQIPDRNGILTIAPYGLRKIEAALLTQGFKREEVVVAHPRKIEKFIDKNTTIVSLYEMDPLGLGPVSMMFTNGGRWKNYTSVKFKELVEKINTIREKKGYKFKLVVGGPGAWQIDFRKEEKEKLKIDHVIIGEGDHVAADIFRSIESGDADETIIIKTLPKVEEIPTIVKPSYKGLVEVMRGCGRGCRFCDPNLRVARYIPIEKIEEEIKVNINAGINRAWLHSEDVFLYKVEDKKNLYPNAEAVIELFEKATKYTKNVNPTHGSVAGALANPGMIEKISRTVGAGKKHWIGIQVGFETASPKLMEKYMNNKMKPFSPEEWPWVMLNGTYVLNKNYWFPAYTTILGLPEESEEDEIMTTQLILTMEKELEEKLGNRAHFTVTPLAFVPMGLLRDKEFFDVEEMMTEGRFLHLYYAWRHLYKEVIRGLPMVMRGNLFLLPFYPLARLGARLVVEHIRKWGIKLGFNPDKKLEPLDVKIDVDEHKWHSNPSLIEEY
- a CDS encoding SAM hydrolase/SAM-dependent halogenase family protein; the protein is MDIITLTTDFGTTEGYVGAMKGRILDILKKHNKTAKIVDICHEIRAFNIYHGAYVLLTAIPYFPPSVHVAVIDPTVGSERNSIVVETKNGHYLVGPDNGLFTYVVEKLEIKRVIKIDESKYIPSSTFHGRDVYAVVGAEILINNGYDGEELDDIVKLDTEKKRVIHIDRFGNVITNIRAEEVDFNLYDEILIKIKTKKGEKIIKCKFVKSYYEEKDEFICLINSEGFLEISKFMDNASKLLDVDYLDEIEILK
- a CDS encoding class I SAM-dependent rRNA methyltransferase; translated protein: MIKLEIDKRAYNSIKNFSRLVYTKAIKNKEDLPKKEEIVNLTYNGKFVAKALYNPKSVILKILTTEDEEIDYDFFYKRIYNAKFYREDILGYKDTYRWIYAEGDELPTIIFDKYNELGAMQLMSKLIEKEYLEDIVDILFDLSDLETIYVKRGKKGERIRDKIFGNKEKFETVIKEGNAKFKVNVKGHKTGFFLDQRENRLELERFVKEGDRVLDICCYTGGFSVHAAIRGAEVVGVDLSKKALKTAEENMELNNIPKDKYEFIEGNAFEVMKEFIEDGEKFDVVVLDPPAFTQTEEDIKNALRAYASLNYLGIKLAKRIFVTCSCSHHVDKEMFKRTVISSAFRAKKELIMIDYKGQAPDHPISIGNKNLEYLKCIFFYVKG